The nucleotide sequence GTATCACGTGGGTTGTATCAAATGATGAGTGGTATCAGACTGTGAGTGGTATCAAATTGATTGTAGGTCTGGCGAACCCCGGCGCCGAATACGCCGCCACCCGCCATAACGCCGGAGCCTGGTACGTTGACCGTCTGGCGGAAGCTTACCGGCAGTCGCTGAAAGAAGAGAGCAAGTTTTTCGGTTATACCGCACGCCTGTCTCTGGCGGGCAACGATGTGCGCCTGCTGGTGCCCACAACATTCATGAACCTGAGCGGCAAAGCCGTGGCGGCGATGGCGACTTTCTATCGCATCGCGCCGGATGAAATCCTGGTAGCGCATGATGAACTGGACCTGCCGCCCGGCGTCGCCAAACTGAAGCTCGGCGGCGGTCACGGTGGCCAC is from Dickeya dianthicola NCPPB 453 and encodes:
- the pth gene encoding aminoacyl-tRNA hydrolase produces the protein MSGIKLIVGLANPGAEYAATRHNAGAWYVDRLAEAYRQSLKEESKFFGYTARLSLAGNDVRLLVPTTFMNLSGKAVAAMATFYRIAPDEILVAHDELDLPPGVAKLKLGGGHGGHNGLKDIVSKLGNNPNFHRLRIGIGHPGDKNKVVGFVLGKPPTSEQALIDQAIDESLRCTDILMKEDMIKAMNRLHAFKAS